The following proteins are encoded in a genomic region of Dioscorea cayenensis subsp. rotundata cultivar TDr96_F1 chromosome 8, TDr96_F1_v2_PseudoChromosome.rev07_lg8_w22 25.fasta, whole genome shotgun sequence:
- the LOC120266950 gene encoding tubulin beta-7 chain: MREILHIQGGQCGNQIGAKFWEVICDEHGIDPTGRYGGDSTLQLERVNVYFNEASGGRFVPRAVLMDLEPGTMDSVRSGPFGQIFRPDNFVFGQSGAGNNWAKGHYTEGAELIDSVLDVVRKEAENCDCLQGFQVCHSLGGGTGSGMGTLLISKIREEYPDRMMLTFSVFPSPKVSDTVVEPYNATLSVHQLVENADECMVLDNEALYDICFRTLKLATPTFGDLNHLISATMSGVTCCLRFPGQLNSDLRKLAVNLIPFPRLHFFMVGFAPLTSRGSQQYRALTVPELTQQMWDSKNMMCAADPRHGRYLTASAMFRGKMSTKEVDEQMINVQNKNSSYFVEWIPNNVKSSVCDIPPRGLKMAATFMGNSTSIQEMFRRVSEQFTAMFRRKAFLHWYTGEGMDEMEFTEAESNMNDLVAEYQQYQDATADEEYEEEEEEEEVET, translated from the exons ATGAGGGAGATCCTGCATATCCAGGGCGGGCAATGTGGGAACCAGATCGGAGCGAAGTTCTGGGAGGTCATTTGTGACGAGCATGGCATCGACCCGACGGGGCGCTACGGTGGCGACTCGACGTTGCAGCTTGAGCGTGTCAATGTCTACTTCAATGAGGCTAGCGGTGGCCGATTTGTCCCCCGCGCTGTGCTTATGGATCTGGAGCCTGGGACCATGGACTCCGTTCGCTCCGGCCCTTTTGGGCAGATCTTCCGGCCGGATAACTTCGTCTTTGGTCAGTCCGGTGCTGGGAACAATTGGGCCAAGGGGCATTACACCGAGGGCGCAGAGCTCATCGATTCCGTCCTCGATGTCGTTCGTAAGGAGGCCGAGAACTGCGATTGTCTCCAAG GATTCCAAGTGTGTCATTCCCTGGGAGGAGGCACGGGATCTGGAATGGGAACTCTTCTCATCTCCAAAATCAGGGAAGAGTACCCTGATCGTATGATGTTGACATTCTCGGTTTTCCCATCACCTAAGGTTTCTGACACTGTTGTGGAACCATACAACGCCACACTCTCTGTTCACCAGCTTGTGGAGAATGCTGATGAATGTATGGTCCTTGACAATGAAGCTCTGTATGATATCTGCTTCCGCACTCTCAAGCTTGCCACTCCTACCT TTGGTGACCTTAATCACCTCATCTCTGCTACCATGAGCGGTGTCACATGCTGTCTGCGGTTTCCTGGTCAGCTGAACTCTGACCTCAGGAAGCTTGCAGTCAACCTGATCCCATTCCCTCGACTCCACTTCTTCATGGTGGGCTTTGCACCCCTGACCTCCAGAGGCTCCCAGCAGTATCGCGCTCTTACCGTGCCCGAACTGACCCAGCAAATGTGGGATTCAAAGAACATGATGTGTGCTGCTGATCCTCGGCACGGCCGCTACCTCACTGCTTCAGCCATGTTCCGTGGGAAAATGAGCACAAAGGAAGTGGATGAACAAATGATCAATGTCCAGAACAAGAACTCATCCTACTTTGTAGAGTGGATTCCAAACAATGTAAAATCCAGTGTTTGTGACATCCCACCCAGGGGTCTAAAAATGGCAGCTACATTCATGGGGAACTCAACATCCATTCAGGAGATGTTCCGGCGAGTTAGTGAACAGTTCACAGCCATGTTCAGGAGAAAGGCTTTCTTGCATTGGTACACCGGAGAAGGCATGGATGAGATGGAATTCACTGAAGCTGAGAGTAATATGAATGATCTTGTGGCTGAGTATCAACAGTATCAGGATGCAACAGCTGATGAGGAGTatgaggaggaagaggaggaagaggaagttGAAACCTGA
- the LOC120266553 gene encoding LOW QUALITY PROTEIN: dihydroceramide fatty acyl 2-hydroxylase FAH2-like (The sequence of the model RefSeq protein was modified relative to this genomic sequence to represent the inferred CDS: deleted 1 base in 1 codon) produces MVAQEFTVDLTKPLVFQVGHLGEAYQEWVHQPIVGKEGPRFFASDFWESLTRTVWWAIPSIWLPVVCWCTSMSYRMGHTPSEIALMLGTGIFIWTLIEYTLHRFLFHIQTRTYWWNTVHYLLHGCHHKHPMDGLRLVFPPTATAVLLIPFWNLVKLISTPSTTPALFGGGLLGYVMYDCTHYYLHHGQPTKDPARHLKRYHLNHHFRIQTSGFGITSSLWDNVFGTLPPAKTIEKSS; encoded by the exons ATGGTTGCGCAGGAGTTCACTGTGGAC TTGACTAAGCCTCTTGTTTTCCAG GTAGGACATCTTGGGGAAGCATACCAAGAATGGGTTCATCAGCCTATTGTTGGCAAGGAAGGTCCACGTTTTTTTGCTAGTGACTTCTGGGag TCCTTAACTCGCACGGTATGGTGGGCAATTCCAAGTATCTGGCTGCCTGTCGTGTGCTGGTGTACATCAATGTCTTACCGCATGGGCCACACACCATCTGAAATAGCTCTCATGCTTGGAACTGGAATCTTTATCTGGACTTTAATCGAATATACTTTGCATCGCTTCCTTTTCCACATCCAAACAAGAACTTATTG GTGGAATACCgttcattatcttcttcatgGATGCCATCATAAGCACCCTATGGACGGTTTACGTCTTGTCTTCCCACCCACAGCAACTGCTGTTCTCCTCATTCCA TTCTGGAACCTGGTGAAACTCATATCAACACCTTCAACGACCCCGGCCTTATTTGGGGGCGGATTGTTGGGCTATGTGATGTATGATTGCACACATTATTATCTACATCATGGGCAGCCAACTAAGGACCCTGCTCGGCATCTTAAG AGATATCATCTGAACCATCACTTCAGGATACAAACTTCCGGTTTCGGGATCACATCTTCACTGTGGGATAATGTATTTGGTACACTACCTCCGGCGAAAACTATTGAGAAGAGCAGTTGA